CAGTCCGCTCGGCGAGCGTCACCGCCGAGGTCTTCGCGAACACCAGCAGGCCGAGGAGACTCACGCCGAACCCGGCTTCGAGCGGCAGGTGGGGAGACTGCTGCCACAGGATGCCGCCCAGCAGGCCCGCCGGGACCACGAGGAAATTCCTGATCGCGTAGTACACCCCCACCGTCAACGCGCGCCGGTCGTCGGGCGCGAGATCCACGATCAGGGACTTGCGCGCCGGCTCGCCGATCTCCTTCAGCCCGCCGATCACGAACGCCCCGATCAGCGCGGCGCGGCCCGTCGCCAGGCGGACGGCGAGCGGAAAGAGCGCGAAGCAGAGGAAGGTCAGGGCGACGACGCGTGGGCGCCCCGTGCGATCGGCGAGGCGCCCTCCCGGCAGATAGAACGCGATCGAGATCGCCTGCTGGATCGCGTACAGCACGCCGTATTCGGTGATCGAGGCGCGCCCGGTCCCGGTGACATAGAGCACGATGAACGCGGCCGCGATCCCCTCGCCGATGCGGACCAGACAGTCGGCGGCGAGCAGCCGCTGCAGCTCGCGCGGCATGCTGCGCCAGGAGATCCCGGCCGCGGCAGGCGCGCCCGCGTTCGCCGGCCGATCGTCATGGAAGCAGACGTACTGCATCGCCATCACGGCCAACGCCAGAAGCGCGGTGATGGCACACGCCAGCCGCACGCCCCCGATCACGCCGATACTCGCGATCGCGAGTCCGCCGAGCGGTGCGCTGATCACGCGAGGCACGCGCACGAGTACGGACTGAACCGCGAACGCCGTCGCGCGGCGGCTGCGATCGAGCGAGTCGCCGATCACCGCGAAGGTGGTGGGAAATGCGCCCGCCTTCCACGCCATGACGCCGAGCAGACCGGCGAGAACGAACGGCCAGTCGGGCGCGGTCGCGTAGGTGACGTAGCCGGCGAGCGCGAGGGCAGTGAAGATGAGAAGCGTGCGCCGGCGCCCCAGCCGATCGGAGAGCCAGCCCCCCGGAAGCTGGTAGAGGCTGTCGAGCAGGTCCTTCGAAGAGGCGAACAGGCCGACAGCCACGCCGCTCGCGCCGAGCGCGGTGAGGTACGCGGGCATGTAGGCCTGCCATAGCTCCTCGCCGAGCGAGAGCGCGAACAGGCTCGCGGCCAGAACCGTGACGTTGCGCGGCACGCGCATGGTCGTCACATTCTGTCACCGCTGAGGTTGCTTGCGCTCGCGCTCCACACTCGCTGAGCTTGGCGCTCGAGCTGCGCGCGAATACCGCCCTGCTTGAAAGTGGATCCTTCCCCTGCTGTAATCGTGATCCCTTCACTCGGTTGCTAAACGCCCGCATTCCACACACATGCACATGACCTGGGAACGAGCGCGGATCGACTTGGTCCGCAGCGCTGGTGTCGTTGTCGTCGCATTCGGAACGCTCGCCTTCGGCAGCCGTATCGCCGCGCAGAGCCCGCCGGCTCGCCGCGCCGAACTGCTGGTGAAGTTCCGGCCGGGCGCAACGCCGGCGGAGCGCCAGGCGGCGCTCGCCCGCGCCGGCGCGAAACTCCGGAAGCGCTTCGCGCGAACCGGCATCGAGCACGTCGAGATCGCGGCCGGCGATCGCGCCACGGGCGCGGTGCCGGCGCTCGCGTCCGATCCCGCGGTGCTGTACGCGCAGCCGAACTTCATCCGCCGCGCGGTGGCTGCAGGCGCTCCCAACGATCCCGCCTGGACCGGCAATGTCCTCTGGGGGCTCGCGCGCGTCAGCGCGCCGTCGGCGTGGGCCGCGTTTCCCCCGTCGGCCCGCGACGTTGTCGTCGCCGTCATCGACAGCGGCATCAACTACCGCCACCCGGATCTCGCCGGCTCGGCGTGGGTGAATCGCGGCGAA
The sequence above is drawn from the Vicinamibacterales bacterium genome and encodes:
- a CDS encoding MFS transporter — translated: MRVPRNVTVLAASLFALSLGEELWQAYMPAYLTALGASGVAVGLFASSKDLLDSLYQLPGGWLSDRLGRRRTLLIFTALALAGYVTYATAPDWPFVLAGLLGVMAWKAGAFPTTFAVIGDSLDRSRRATAFAVQSVLVRVPRVISAPLGGLAIASIGVIGGVRLACAITALLALAVMAMQYVCFHDDRPANAGAPAAAGISWRSMPRELQRLLAADCLVRIGEGIAAAFIVLYVTGTGRASITEYGVLYAIQQAISIAFYLPGGRLADRTGRPRVVALTFLCFALFPLAVRLATGRAALIGAFVIGGLKEIGEPARKSLIVDLAPDDRRALTVGVYYAIRNFLVVPAGLLGGILWQQSPHLPLEAGFGVSLLGLLVFAKTSAVTLAERTAR